TGCGGTGGCGTGGCAGGCGGCGATCCGGGCCTGCCAGGCGTACGGCCCGTCGTGGCGTACCCGAGAAAGGGCGTCCAGGCCCTCGGCGATGGCCCCACGGTCCCACCGGTCGCGATCCTGCCGTTCCAGGATGAGCAGGTTGCCTGCGGCGTCCCGACGGGCCTCGGCACGGGAGTGCTGGAAGAGGAACAGCGCCAGCAGCGCGGCCACCTCGGACTGCTCCGGCATCAGCCGGTCGAGCAGCCGCGCCAGCCGGACCGCCTCGTCAGCGAAGGCCGGCTCGCCGTCGGCGACGTAGCCGCGGGTGAACAGCAGGTACAGCACGGCGAGGACGCCGGGCAGCCGTTCGGGCAGCGCCGGCCCGCCCGGTACCCGGTACGGGATGCCGGCCTGCGCGATGCGGGTCCGGGCACGGGTCAGCCGTCGGGTCATCGTCGACTCGCTGACCAGCAGGAGTCGAGCGATGTCCTTGGTCGGCACACCGCACACGGTCCGCAGGGTCAGCGCCACCCGGGCCTCGATCGCCAGCGCCGGGTGGCAGCAGGTGAAGATCAGACGCAGCCGGTCGTCCACCACGTCCTCCCCCACCTCGGGCTCGGGCTGCGCCTCCGCCGGTGTGAGCAGCGCCAGGTCGTGCAGCTTGCGGCGCTCCACAGTGGCCCGACGCAGCACGTCGATCGCCCGGTTACGGGCCACCGTCATGAGCCAGCCACCCGGGTTGATCGGCACGCCGTCGCCGGGCCAGCGTTCCAGGGCGGCGGCCAGCGCCTCCTGGGCGCAGTCCTCGGCCAGCGCCCAGTCCCCGGTCACCCGGATCAGGGTCGCGACGATCCGGGGGTACGCCTCGACGCCGGCAGCCGCGACGGCGTCCGCCGCCACCGCGCCGGCCGGCGCCTGGGTGCGCATCGGCCGGCGCTGCGAGGTGGACAACGGTCAGGCGGACAGATTCGCGAACGGGCGCAGTTCCAGCCGCCCGTGTCGGGCCATCGGGTGTGCCCGCGCCACCTCGATCGCCTCGTCCAGGTCGGCGCAGTCGAGCAGGTCGAAGCCCACGATCACCTCCGTGGTCTCCGCGAACGGCCCCTCGGAGACGAGCAGTTCGCCGCCGCGTACCCGGATCGTGGTGGCCGCGGTGGTCGCCGCCAGTTGGTCACCGGTGAGGCGTCGACCGCGGGCGTCGTTCTCGGACACCCACTTGTCGATGTCGGGTACGTCGGTCGGGTCGGTGTCCGGCTCGCTGTCGGTACAGACGAACATCAGGTACTTCATCTGGTCGCTCCCTGGTTTCTCGGGGTGTCGCCAGCATGACGATCGGCCGAGGGTGTTCCGGACACCCTCTCCCGAAAAAACTCGGTCAGTTTCCGTTGGCGGCGCGGCGGCGGGCCTCGCGGGTCTTCATGGCGTGCTCCATCAGCGTGACCAGCACCTCCTTGCTGGACTCACGCTGCCGGGCGTCGCAGAGCAGCACCGGCACCCCCGGGTCCAGGTTCAGCGCGGCCTGCACCTCGTCGAGCCGGTACTGCCGGGCACCCTCGAAGCAGTTCACCGCGACCACGAAGGGCGTGCCGCGGCCCTCGAAGTAGTCGATCGACGGGAAGCAGTCGGCGAGCCGGCGGGTGTCGGCCAGCACCACCGCGCCGATCGCGCCCAGCGCCAGTTCGTCCCAGACGAACCAGAACCGGTCCTGCCCGGGGGTACCGAACAGGTACAGCACCAGGTCGTCGCTGATGGTGATCCGGCCGAAGTCCATGGCCACGGTGGTGGTGGTCTTGCCTTCCACCCCGGACAGGTCGTCGATGCCGACCCCGGACTCGGTCAGCACCTCCTCGGTGCGCAACGGCCGGGTCTCGCTGACCGCGCCGACCATGGTCGTCTTGCCCACGCCGAAGCCGCCGGCGACCAGGATCTTGATCGCGGTGGGCAGTGGGGTCGCTCCCGCCGGCCGGTCAGAGTGCCCGTAGTCCATTGATTACCGCCTCGAAGATGCTGTTGTCGGGAAGACCGGCCGTGGTCTGCGGCTCGCGAACCTGCACCAGGCTGCGGGCTGCCAGATCACCGAGAAGCACCCGGATGGTGCCCACCGGCAGGTCGAGATGGGCGGCGATCTCGGCGACGGACTGTATGCGCTGGCACAGCCCGACGATCGCCAAATGCTCCGGACCGATACCGATCTCCGGCGTGACCTCGGCTCGGGTCGCGGTGACCAGGGAGATCAGGTCAAAGGTGCCGGTGACCGGGCGGGCCCGACCGCGGGTCACCGCGTACGGGCGCACCACCGGACCCGCGTGGTCATCCACCCACTGGTGCTCTGCGGACTCCCCCTGGACCGTCATCGCCGCTACCTCTCGCTGGCCGGTTGCTCGGTACGCGACGGGGATGCGACGTACTTGCCGACGCGGGTGACCAGCATCGCCATCTCGTACGCGATCAGACCGACGTCGGCGTCCTCGCTGGCCAGCACCGCCAGGCAGGCGTTGCGGCCGGCTGCGGTGACGAACAGGAACGACGACTGCATCTCGATGATGGTTTGCTGCACCTGCCCGCCACCGAAGCGCTTGCCGGCGCCTCGGGCCAGGCTCTGGATGCCAGCCGCCATCGCCGCGAGGTGCTCACCGTCGTCCCGGCTCAGCCCCTGGGTGGAGGCCATCAACAGGCCGTCGGTGGAGAGCGCGACCGCGTGCTCGGCCTGCTTGACCCGGCCCACCAGGTCATCCAGCAACCACGTCAGGTCGGCACTCGAAGCCGTCTTCTGGGTCACTTCGTCGTCCTCTTCTCGCGCGGCTCTGCGCCGTGTTCGTCTGGGGCTTGGCCGCCGCACCGCGGAGCCCACGTCATCAGTGTTCGGTCAGGTAGCTTGTGGGTCCTCGTCGGCCGGCTCGGGAGGCGCGGTCGCCGGAGCGCCGGGAGCGCCGCCGAGCAGCCGAGCCGCGTCGGTCCGACCGCGCCGGGTGCCGGTCTGGTAGGAGCTCATCATCCGGCGCACCTGCTCCGGTGCGCGCGCCACATCCTCGTCGTCGGTCTCCGACACCGCCGGGTCGTCGCGCAGTTCGGGGACGATGTTCGCCTGTCGCACCCGGACGGGCAGGCCCGAATCGGTCCGCTCCGCCTCGGCTCGGGCGAGCATCGGAGCGTCGTCGGCTGCCGCGACCTGCGCGCCGTCGTCGGCTGCCACGACCTGCGCGCCGTCGTCGGCTGCCACGACCTGCGCGCCGTCGTCGGCCACGACCTGCGCGCCACTGCCGTCCGCCGATCGGGTGCGGGCGACCGCGGGCAGCCCGGTGGGCACCGTCGGGGCCTCCAGGGCCGGCTGGGTCGGACCACGCCGGGCCCGGGTGGGCAGCTCGGGTGCGGCCGCGGCCGGGGTTGCCCGCTGCCGGGTGGGTAGGACGGTCTCGGCCTCGTCGGCCGGTGCCGTCGGGGTGGGGATGTCGGCCGACATTGACGTCTCCGTGCTGACCGGTTCCGGTACGTCCCGTGCGGTGGTCGTCGGTGCGGCCAGTGCGAGCGGTGCGAGGAAGGCCGGACGACCGGTGTCGATGGCGGGCGCCGACGGCAGCGGAATGGCCGAACCGGTCCGCAACGCCCCCGAGTCCTCCGGGCCGACACCGTTCTCGGTGACCAACTCCAGCGGGATCAGCACGACCGCGGTGGTGCCGCCGTAGGCGGACTCCTTCAGCCTCACCCGCACGCCGTGCCGCTCGGTCAGCCGGCTCACCACGTAGAGCCCGAGGCGGGTGGCGTTGGCGAGGTTCAGCTCGGACTGGTCGACGATCCGGTGGTTCGCCGCGACCAGGTCCTCCTCGCTCATGCCGAGGCCCCGGTCCTCGATCTCGATGGCGAACCCGTTGGACACCAACTGGCCGCGGACCTCGACGGTCGTGTGCGGCGGGGAGAACGACAGACCGTTCTCGATCAGCTCGGCGAGCAGGTGGATGATGTCGCCGACCGCGCGGCCGGCGAGCGACACCGGCCCGAGCGGCAGCACGTTGACCCGGGTGTAGTCCTCCACCTCGGCAACGGCACCGCGCACCACGTCGACCATCGGGACGTTGCGCCGCCAGGCCCGGCCGGGGGTGGAGCCGGAGAGCACGATCAGGTTTTCCGCGTTGCGCCGCATCCGGGTGGCGAGGTGGTCGACCCGGAACAGGTCCTCCAGCTCCTCCGCGTCGTGTTCGCGGCGCTCCATCGCGTCGAGCAGGGTGAGTTGGCGGTGCACGAGCGCCTGGGTGCGCCGGGCCAGGCTGAGGAAGACCTCGCGGACGTTGCGCCGCAGCTCGGCCTGCTCGACGGCGGTACGGATCGCGGTCTCCTGGACTGCGTTGAAGGCCTTACCGACCTGGCCGATCTCGTCGGTGCCGAATTCCAAGGGTGGCGCCTCGGCGGCCACGTCGACCTCTTCGCCACGACCGAGCCGCT
The nucleotide sequence above comes from Micromonospora luteifusca. Encoded proteins:
- a CDS encoding YciI family protein — its product is MKYLMFVCTDSEPDTDPTDVPDIDKWVSENDARGRRLTGDQLAATTAATTIRVRGGELLVSEGPFAETTEVIVGFDLLDCADLDEAIEVARAHPMARHGRLELRPFANLSA
- a CDS encoding sensor histidine kinase, producing MGSRSTNLRTKVVALLVSLVALWGFTAWVTVRDGVNLLGVQTLDTKVFDPTEPLLLQLQLERRTSVAYLGRPDDAQRATLAQMRQRTDELAAKFRESTENWQVGALGSDTLDQRITALTTGLTDLSKTRTAVDDRSIDRAGASATFTGVIESIYRVYDALGNLDDEQVAEDTAALIGLNRSRELLSQEDALLAGVLAAGRITPAERADFTRIVGARQFVATSALVRLPAADQRRYETMSTGATFSRLTALETQVMQGSGAGRPSLTAPDWSDTTTPALTEISAVVLAGGDGVVDRATPVAVGVVVRLALATGLGLLAVIASIIVSITTARALVRQLERLRNAAFRLANERLPSVVERLGRGEEVDVAAEAPPLEFGTDEIGQVGKAFNAVQETAIRTAVEQAELRRNVREVFLSLARRTQALVHRQLTLLDAMERREHDAEELEDLFRVDHLATRMRRNAENLIVLSGSTPGRAWRRNVPMVDVVRGAVAEVEDYTRVNVLPLGPVSLAGRAVGDIIHLLAELIENGLSFSPPHTTVEVRGQLVSNGFAIEIEDRGLGMSEEDLVAANHRIVDQSELNLANATRLGLYVVSRLTERHGVRVRLKESAYGGTTAVVLIPLELVTENGVGPEDSGALRTGSAIPLPSAPAIDTGRPAFLAPLALAAPTTTARDVPEPVSTETSMSADIPTPTAPADEAETVLPTRQRATPAAAAPELPTRARRGPTQPALEAPTVPTGLPAVARTRSADGSGAQVVADDGAQVVAADDGAQVVAADDGAQVAAADDAPMLARAEAERTDSGLPVRVRQANIVPELRDDPAVSETDDEDVARAPEQVRRMMSSYQTGTRRGRTDAARLLGGAPGAPATAPPEPADEDPQAT
- a CDS encoding DUF742 domain-containing protein, giving the protein MTVQGESAEHQWVDDHAGPVVRPYAVTRGRARPVTGTFDLISLVTATRAEVTPEIGIGPEHLAIVGLCQRIQSVAEIAAHLDLPVGTIRVLLGDLAARSLVQVREPQTTAGLPDNSIFEAVINGLRAL
- a CDS encoding RNA polymerase sigma factor is translated as MRTQAPAGAVAADAVAAAGVEAYPRIVATLIRVTGDWALAEDCAQEALAAALERWPGDGVPINPGGWLMTVARNRAIDVLRRATVERRKLHDLALLTPAEAQPEPEVGEDVVDDRLRLIFTCCHPALAIEARVALTLRTVCGVPTKDIARLLLVSESTMTRRLTRARTRIAQAGIPYRVPGGPALPERLPGVLAVLYLLFTRGYVADGEPAFADEAVRLARLLDRLMPEQSEVAALLALFLFQHSRAEARRDAAGNLLILERQDRDRWDRGAIAEGLDALSRVRHDGPYAWQARIAACHATAPSADATDWPAIARAYDALIGIRPSPVIALNRAVAHGYAYGPHAGLSLLDAAQAGGGLDGNPLAVAVRADLVARQGDRLRSAALFREAAAAVGSTAERRALLDRAHELAP
- a CDS encoding roadblock/LC7 domain-containing protein, yielding MTQKTASSADLTWLLDDLVGRVKQAEHAVALSTDGLLMASTQGLSRDDGEHLAAMAAGIQSLARGAGKRFGGGQVQQTIIEMQSSFLFVTAAGRNACLAVLASEDADVGLIAYEMAMLVTRVGKYVASPSRTEQPASER
- a CDS encoding GTP-binding protein produces the protein MDYGHSDRPAGATPLPTAIKILVAGGFGVGKTTMVGAVSETRPLRTEEVLTESGVGIDDLSGVEGKTTTTVAMDFGRITISDDLVLYLFGTPGQDRFWFVWDELALGAIGAVVLADTRRLADCFPSIDYFEGRGTPFVVAVNCFEGARQYRLDEVQAALNLDPGVPVLLCDARQRESSKEVLVTLMEHAMKTREARRRAANGN